The DNA window CGCCTCCGGCACGCCCTTGGCCCTCCAGTCGGCGTAGGCGGCGTCGTGCGCCGGCCGCTGGCCATCGCCGAGGATGCCCTTGCCGGCGCGGATGTCCTTGAAGCCGTCGTGGTAGCGCTCGACCGCGGTGGTGATGTCCGGAATCGCGCCCGGCCGCGACAGCAGCCAGCGGGTGAACGAGCGCTGCAGGTTCCAGATCACCTGCAGGGCGTCGATCTGGGTCGACTCGGCGACCACGCCGTCGAGGGCGTCGATCTGCGCCCACAGCGCGCGCGCATCGAGGGTCTCGCGGGTGATGGTGAAGGCCTTGGCGACCTCGCCCGGGGTGCGGCCGCTGTCTTCCTGCATGCGCAGCAGGAAGGTCGCGCCCATCCGGTTGATGGTCGAGTTGGTCACCGCGGTGGCGATGATCTCGCGCTTCAGGCGGTGGTTCTCCATCGCCTTGGCGTACTTCTTCTGCAGCGGCTCGGGGAAGTAGCGGACCAGTTCCTTGGACAGGTACGGGTCTTCCGGCACGTCCGAATCGAGCATCTGCTGGAACGCGACCAGCTTGGAGTACGACAGCAGCACCGACAGTTCCGGGCGGGTCAGGCCCTGGCCGCGCGCCTTGCGCTCGGCGATCTCGGCGTCCGAGGGCAGGAACTCGATCTGGCGGTCGAGCAGGCCCTGCGACTCCAGAGTGCGGATGAAGTGCTGCTTGGACCCCAGTCGGCTCAGGCTCATCCGCTCCATCAGGCTGATCGCCTGGTTTTGGCGGTAGTTGTCGTTCAACACCAGGCCGGCCACTTCGTCGGTCATCGACGCCAGCAGCTTGTTGCGTTCGGGCAGGGTCAGCTTTTTCGCCTGGACCTGGCCGTTGAGCAGGATCTTGATGTTGACCTCGTGGTCGGAGGTGTCCACGCCGGCCGAGTTGTCGATGAAGTCGGTGTTGAGCAGCACGCCGTGCTGGGCGGCCTCGATGCGGCCGAGCTGGGTCAGGCCCAGGTTGCCGCCCTCGCCCACCGTCTTGCAGCGCAGATCGCTGCCGTTGACGCGCAGGCCGTTGTTGGCGCGGTCGCCGACGTCGGCGTTGGACTCGCTGGAAGCCTTGACGTAGGTGCCGATACCGCCGTTCCACAGCAGGTCGACTGGGGCCTTGAGGATCGCGCTCATCAGCTCGACCGGGCTCATCGCCGCGACCGCGCCCTCGATGCCCAGCGCCGCCTTGATTTCCGGCGACAGCGGGATCGACTTGGCCGAGCGCGGATACACGCCGCCGCCCTTGCTGATCAGCTTCTTGTCGTAATCGTCCCAGCTCGAGCGCGGCAGCTTGAACATGCGCTCGCGTTCCTTGAACGTCTTGGCCGCGTCCGGGTTCGGGTCGAGGAAGATGTGGCGGTGGTCGAACGCCGCGACCAGGCGGATGTGCTTGGACAGCAGCATGCCGTTGCCGAACACGTCGCCGGACATGTCGCCGATGCCGACCGCGGTGAAGTCCTGGCTCTGGCTGTCGCGGCCCATGGCGCGGAAGTGGCGCTTGACCGACTCCCAGGCGCCCTTGGCGGTGATGCCCATGCCCTTGTGGTCGTAGCCGACCGAGCCGCCGGAAGCGAAGGCGTCGTCGAGCCAGAACTTGTGCTCGGCGGCGATGCCGTTGGCGATGTCGGAGAAGGTCGCGGTGCCCTTGTCGGCGGCGACGACCAGGTACGGATCGTCGTTGTCGTGGCGCACCACGTTCTTCGGCGGCACGATCTTGCCGTCGACGATGTTGTCGGTGATGTCGAGCAGGCCGTTGATGAACATCTTGTAGCAGGCGATGCCCTCGGCCAGCACGGCGTCACGGTCGCCGCCCAGCGGCGGACGCTTGGCGAAGAAACCGCCCTTCGAGCCGACCGGCACGATCACGGTGTTCTTGACCATCTGCGCCTTGACCAGGCCCAGCACCTCGGTGCGGAAGTCTTCGCGGCGGTCCGACCAGCGCAGGCCGCCGCGGGCGACCGGGCCGAAGCGCAGGTGCACGCCTTCCACGCGCGGGCCGTAGACGAAGATCTCGCGGTAGGGCTTGGGCTTGGGCAGGTCCGGCACCTGGGCCGAATCGAACTTGTAGCTGACGTAGCCGCGCTCGCCGCCGTCGGCGGCGCGCTGGTAGTAGCTGGTGCGCAGGGTGGCGTTGATCACGCCGATGAAGCTGCGCAGGATGCGGTCCTCGTCGAGGCTGGAGACGCGGTCGAGCAGCCCCTTGAGCGCGCCCAGGGTCGCTTCAGCCTGGGCCTCGCGCTTGCCGCTGCGGGCGTCGAGCACCGGCTGCAGCACCGCCATGACCGCGGCGTCGCCGCCGGCGAGCACCTCGAACTGCTCCTTCAAGCGCTCCTGGCCGGCCTTGATCTCGACCTTGCTCTCGCTGCCGGTGGTCGGGTCGAAGCGGGCTTCGAACAGCTCGACCAGCAGGCGCGCCAGCAGCGGGTAGCGGCTGAAGGTCTCTTCGACGTAGCTCTGCGAGAACGGCACGCCGACCTGCAGCAGGTATTTGCAGTAGGCGCGCAGCATCGCGACCTGGCGCCAGGACAGGTTGGCGGCCAGGATCAGGCGGTTGAAGCCGTCGTTTTCGGCGTTGCCGCGCCAGATCTGCGCGAACGCGTCCTCGAAGGTTTCGTCGAGGCGGTCGACGTCGATGTCCTGGGTGGTGGTCTCGACTTCGAAGTCCTGGATGTACACCGGCTGGCCGTCGACGGTCAGGCGGTAGGGATGCTCGGAGATCACCCGCAGGCCCATGTTCTCCATCATCGGCAGCGCATCCGACAGCGGGATGTCGTCGAGCTGGCGGTAGAACTTGAAGCGCAGGCCGCCCTCGCCCGGGCGGGTCCGGCACAGGCTCAGGCGCAGGTCGTCCGGACCGCTGAGCGCGGCCAGGTGGGCGATGTCCTGGGCGGCGACCGAGGCCGAAACTTCGTCGATGTAGCCGGCCGGCAGGGCGCGGCCGTAACGATGGGCCAGCGCCAGGCCCTGCTGCTCGCCGTGGCCGCGGACCAGCGCGTCGCGCAGCTCGTCCTGGCGGTTGCGCACGATTTCGGCCAGTTCGGCCTCGATCGCGGCATTGTCGATCTGCACCGCGTCGCCCGACTTCGGCCGCACGATCAGGTGCAGCTGGGCCAGCGGCGATTCGCCGATGTGCACGGTGGTGTCGACATGCTCGCCGTGCAGCTTGTCCTTGAGCATCGCCTCCACGCGCAGGCGCACGTCGGTGTTGAAGCGTTCGCGCGGGATGTAGACCAGGCCCGAGAAGTAGCGGCCGTAGCGGTCGCGGCGCAGGAACAGCTTGCTGCGCACGCGCTCCTGCAGGCCGAGGATGCCCGAGGCGGTCTTGAACAACTCCTCCTCGCTGGACTGGAACAGCTCGTCGCGCGGCAGGGTTTCCAGCACATGGCGCAGGGCCTTGCCGCTGTGGCTGTCGGCGGCCAGGCCGGACTGCTGCATCACATAGGCGTGGCGCTGGCGCACCAGCGGGATGTCCCAGGGGCGACGGTTGTAGGCGCTGGAGGTGTACAGGCCGAGGAAGCGCTTCTCCGCCACCGGGCGGCCGTCGGCGTCGAAGCTCAGCACGCCGATGTAATCCATGTAGCCCGGACGGTGCACGGTCGAGCGCGCATTGGTCTTGGTCAGGATCAACGCGTCGACCGAACCGGACTGCGGCATGTAATGCGCGGCCAGCGAGGTCAGCGGGCGCGGCTTGCCCGCGTCCTTGCCGCGCAGCAGGCCCAGGCCGCTGTCCTTGATCGCGCGCAGCACGTCCTGGCCGCCCTGCTTGACCACCTCGTACTCGCGATAGCCGAGGAAGGTGAAATGGTTGTCGGCGGCCCAGTGCAGGAAGGCCTGCGCTTCGCGCTTGCCCTCCTCGGAAATCGGCATGCGTTCGCCGACCAGTTCGTCGGCGACCGCGTTCATGCGCTCGCGCATCTGCGCCCAGTCGCGCACGCTCGCGCGCACGTCGGCGAGCACGGTCTCCAGCGACTGCCGGATCGCAGCCATGGCCTCCGGCGTCTGCCGGTCGATCTCCAGGTGCATCAGCGACTCGGCCACGCCCTGCCCGACCGCGACCAGCTTGCCGGCCTTGTCGCGCAGGAAGGTCACCACCGGGTGGCCGAGCACATGCACGCCGATGCCCTGGTCGGCCAGGGCCATGGTCACCGAGTCGACCAGGAACGGCATGTCGTCGTTGGCGATCTGCAGCACGGTGTGCGGCGATTCCCAGCCCTGCGCCTTGAGGGTCGGGTTGAACAGGCGCACCAGCGCCGAGCCCGGCTTGCGGTCGCGGGCGAAATCGAGGAAATCGGCGGCCAGCGCGGCCCAGCCTTCGGCCGGATGCTGCGGCAGTTCGTCGCCGCTCATGCGCTTGTAGAACGCCTGGGCGAAGGCCTCCGCCTCGGCATGGCGCGCCTTGGGCAGGCGCTTGCGCATGGCTTCGACGATCGGGCTCAGGTCGACGGCCTGCGCTTCGGCGGCCGCCGCGGTGCGCGGCGCCTTGGCCGCGGCGGACTTGGCGGCCGGCTTCAGCGCGGCCTGCTTGACCGGGGCTTGCTTGGACGAAGCCGGCTTGACGGCCTTGGCGGCCGGTTTGGCGGGTTCGGACTTGGAAGCTTTGGTTTTATTGCTCATGGGAACGTTGGCGATCCGGATGGAATGAGGCCCACGCTTTCGCGCGGGCCAGAGAGAGGTGAGTGCCGGGAATGACGGGCTTGCAGGGCGGCAATGGACGCGGCGCCGTAGTCGAGCGACGCCCCCGCGCGGCCGCGCGCCGTCGGGCGCGGACCGGATACGGCGACGTCGTCCGCGACGCGCAGGCCCATGCCGCCGTCCTCAGGACAGGCGGTGGGCCGTGACGAGCCGAAACGTTTCATCGGGCTGGGGCTTCAGCGCAGGCCGGTTTCGTTGCGGGCGATGACCAGGCGCTGGATTTCGCTGGTGCCTTCGTAGATTTCGGTGATCTTGGCGTCGCGGAAATAGCGTTCCAGCGGCATTTCCTTGGAGTAGCCCATGCCGCCGTGGATCTGCACCGCCTGGTGGGCGATCCACATCGCCGCCTCCGAGGCGGTCAGCTTCGCGATCGCCGCTTCGTTGCTGAAGCGGCCGCCGTGCTTGTCGGCCTGACCCTTCTGCCACGCCGCGCGCAAGGTCAGCAGCAGGGCCGCGTCGAGCTTGCACTTCATGTCGGCGATCTTGGCCTGGGTCATCTGGAACGCGCCGATCGGCTGGCCGAAGGCCTTGCGCTCGCGCACGTACTCCAGGGTCTTCTCGTAGGCGGCGCGGGCGATGCCGATGGCCTGGCTGGCGATGCCGATGCGGCCGGCGTCCAGCACGCCCATCGCGATCTTGAAGCCGTGGCCCTCGTCGCCGAGCACGTCCTCGGCCGCGGCGACGTAGTTCTCGAATTCGATTTCGCAGGTCGCCGAGGCGCGAATGCCGAGCTTGGGCTCGGTCTTGCCGCGGTGGAAGCCCGGCTTGGCCGTATCGATCATGAACGCGGTGATGCCGCGCGCGCCCTTGTCCGGGTCGGTCATCGCGAACAGGACGATGTACTTGGCGACCGGGCCGGAGGTGATCCAGCTCTTCTTGCCGTTGATGACGAAGCTGCCGTCGGCCTGCTTGACCGCCTTGCAGCGCATCGCGGTGGCGTCCGAGCCCGACTGCGGCTCGGTCAGGGCGAAGGCGCCGATCTCGCGGCCCTCAGCGATCGCGCGCACGTACAGCTGCTTCTGCGCCTCGGTGCCGAACTTGAGAATGCCGTTGCAGAACAGCGAGTTATTGACCGACACGATGGTCGAATGGGCGGCGTCGCCGGCGGCGATCTCGACCATCGCCAGGACGTAGCTGATCGGGTCCATGCCTGCGCCGCCGTACTCGGCCGGCACTTCGATGCCCATCAGGCCGTTCTCGCCCAGGGTGCGGATGTTCTCGAGCGGGAACTCGCCGGTCTGGTCGTGGTGCTCGGCGCTGGGAGCAATCTTTTCCTGGGCGATACGGCGCGCCACGTCCTGGATCATCAACTGCTCTTCGGTAAAGCCAAAATCCACGTCGCACCTCTGCTGGGTTTGAGCGCTGCGGCCGTTCCCCCATCGCGGCGCGCTCTTCGGCGCTGCCGCATCCCGGAACGACCGGCGCGTTGGTTCTGCGTCCTGGTCCGCGCTCCGTTGCCCGGACCGCGACGGCGAATTGTAGCCGCGCGCGCCGAATAACCCCACCCGTCCGGCTGCCCGGATCTGGCGTCATCCGTGCGCGGCCGACGCGCTTCAGTCGCCGTTGCGGCTTGCTGCACCGCCGCACGACTTGACCTGGGCGCACGGCCGGCACACACTTATCGCTATATCGCGATACGTTGATGAATGCCGGAATAGGAATGCGGGATTGCGGATTCGCAAAGCCCAATCTCCCCGCCCCGACGCAACCGCTTTCACGAATCCCCAATCCCGAATCCCGAATCCCGACCAAAGCATGGATCTCGAAGGCTGGTCCTCCCGACTCAAAGTATTCGCCGACGCCACCCGCGTGCGGCTGCTCGCGCTGCTCGAGCGCGAGGAGCTGACCGTGGCCGAGCTGTCGGCGATCACCCGGCTGGCGCAGCCGC is part of the Lysobacter firmicutimachus genome and encodes:
- a CDS encoding acyl-CoA dehydrogenase family protein → MDFGFTEEQLMIQDVARRIAQEKIAPSAEHHDQTGEFPLENIRTLGENGLMGIEVPAEYGGAGMDPISYVLAMVEIAAGDAAHSTIVSVNNSLFCNGILKFGTEAQKQLYVRAIAEGREIGAFALTEPQSGSDATAMRCKAVKQADGSFVINGKKSWITSGPVAKYIVLFAMTDPDKGARGITAFMIDTAKPGFHRGKTEPKLGIRASATCEIEFENYVAAAEDVLGDEGHGFKIAMGVLDAGRIGIASQAIGIARAAYEKTLEYVRERKAFGQPIGAFQMTQAKIADMKCKLDAALLLTLRAAWQKGQADKHGGRFSNEAAIAKLTASEAAMWIAHQAVQIHGGMGYSKEMPLERYFRDAKITEIYEGTSEIQRLVIARNETGLR
- a CDS encoding NAD-glutamate dehydrogenase, producing MRKRLPKARHAEAEAFAQAFYKRMSGDELPQHPAEGWAALAADFLDFARDRKPGSALVRLFNPTLKAQGWESPHTVLQIANDDMPFLVDSVTMALADQGIGVHVLGHPVVTFLRDKAGKLVAVGQGVAESLMHLEIDRQTPEAMAAIRQSLETVLADVRASVRDWAQMRERMNAVADELVGERMPISEEGKREAQAFLHWAADNHFTFLGYREYEVVKQGGQDVLRAIKDSGLGLLRGKDAGKPRPLTSLAAHYMPQSGSVDALILTKTNARSTVHRPGYMDYIGVLSFDADGRPVAEKRFLGLYTSSAYNRRPWDIPLVRQRHAYVMQQSGLAADSHSGKALRHVLETLPRDELFQSSEEELFKTASGILGLQERVRSKLFLRRDRYGRYFSGLVYIPRERFNTDVRLRVEAMLKDKLHGEHVDTTVHIGESPLAQLHLIVRPKSGDAVQIDNAAIEAELAEIVRNRQDELRDALVRGHGEQQGLALAHRYGRALPAGYIDEVSASVAAQDIAHLAALSGPDDLRLSLCRTRPGEGGLRFKFYRQLDDIPLSDALPMMENMGLRVISEHPYRLTVDGQPVYIQDFEVETTTQDIDVDRLDETFEDAFAQIWRGNAENDGFNRLILAANLSWRQVAMLRAYCKYLLQVGVPFSQSYVEETFSRYPLLARLLVELFEARFDPTTGSESKVEIKAGQERLKEQFEVLAGGDAAVMAVLQPVLDARSGKREAQAEATLGALKGLLDRVSSLDEDRILRSFIGVINATLRTSYYQRAADGGERGYVSYKFDSAQVPDLPKPKPYREIFVYGPRVEGVHLRFGPVARGGLRWSDRREDFRTEVLGLVKAQMVKNTVIVPVGSKGGFFAKRPPLGGDRDAVLAEGIACYKMFINGLLDITDNIVDGKIVPPKNVVRHDNDDPYLVVAADKGTATFSDIANGIAAEHKFWLDDAFASGGSVGYDHKGMGITAKGAWESVKRHFRAMGRDSQSQDFTAVGIGDMSGDVFGNGMLLSKHIRLVAAFDHRHIFLDPNPDAAKTFKERERMFKLPRSSWDDYDKKLISKGGGVYPRSAKSIPLSPEIKAALGIEGAVAAMSPVELMSAILKAPVDLLWNGGIGTYVKASSESNADVGDRANNGLRVNGSDLRCKTVGEGGNLGLTQLGRIEAAQHGVLLNTDFIDNSAGVDTSDHEVNIKILLNGQVQAKKLTLPERNKLLASMTDEVAGLVLNDNYRQNQAISLMERMSLSRLGSKQHFIRTLESQGLLDRQIEFLPSDAEIAERKARGQGLTRPELSVLLSYSKLVAFQQMLDSDVPEDPYLSKELVRYFPEPLQKKYAKAMENHRLKREIIATAVTNSTINRMGATFLLRMQEDSGRTPGEVAKAFTITRETLDARALWAQIDALDGVVAESTQIDALQVIWNLQRSFTRWLLSRPGAIPDITTAVERYHDGFKDIRAGKGILGDGQRPAHDAAYADWRAKGVPEALAAQLAALPYLEPSCDIIELARERKLKPVEVAKVHFRLGEALRLPWLQEQIDALVVDGRWHAVARGVLREELSTQQRVLVGQVLKMPGATAEAKVQQWLGRDDQSLRFTLAMLTELAAQKSLDYPTASVAVQRLSQLAARG